The sequence agactCTTATGAAAATAGTTAGATCAATGATGAGTTATTCTAGTTTGCCTTCGTCCTTTTGGGGATATGCCTTAGAAATAGCAAATTACATTTTGAATTTAGTTCCTCCAAAGTCAGTACCTTTGACCCTTATAGAATTGTGGATTGAGCGCAAGCCTAGTCTATGGCATATTCGAGTTTAGGTTTGTCCGGCACATGTGCTAAAAGAGAAAACAGATAAATTGGAGGCGAGAATGAATATATGTGTGTTTGTGTGTTATCCAAAAGGGATGAAAAGTGGTTTATTATATTGtcctaaagaaaagaaggtaGTTGTTAGCACAAATGCCATGTTTCTTGAAGAGGACTATATGATGAaccatgttcctagaagtaaaGTTGTTTTACATGAACCTAGCTAAGGAATGGAAACTCGGTCATCTgaaaaacaaaacaaccagaTGCCTACCCCAGAAGTCGATTTTGACATACCATTGTATTTTCATAGTGGGAGAAATATCAATAGACTTGATGTCCCACAAGAACAAGTGCCCGAAGTCATACTACCACAAAGTAGTGGGAGTTATGTTGAGCAAACTACATAACAGGACGAGTCGTTGATATCCCCATGGATAGCACAGAGACTCAGGTTCCTGATAATGATGTGGTTCAACCACAAGATCATAATGGTGTAGTTGCAACTGATATAGTGCGTAGTTGTCGTAGGAGAGAAATAAGACAGCTAGTTCATTGTACGCTCTTGGTAGAATCATATGATAGGATCCCTGAGAAGCCAACTTCTGAACCTGTCAATTACGACCAAGCAACATGATAAAAATACAGATAAGTGGGTTGCTGCTATAAAATCAGAGATAGGGTCTATGTACTCTAATCAAGTCTGGGATCTTGTAGAACTACCTGCGGGGTTTAAACGCATTGGATGCAAGTGTATTTATAAGAAAAAAAGAGGTGTAGACGGAAAAGTGCAAACTTTTAAAGCAAGGCTTGTAGCGAAAGGGTTTACTCAGAAAGAACTGATCGATTATGAGGAAATCTTCTCACTGGTAGCCATGCTTAAGTCTATTAGGATTCTCTTATCCATTGCTGCTCATTATAATTTTGATATttggcaaatggatgtcaagacaaCTTTCCTTAATAGAAGTCTTGATGAGTGCATCTATATGATGCAACCAGACGATTTCGTGGAAAGAGGAAAGGAATATATGTTTTTTTACGCTTAAAACGTCCATTTATGGACTGAAACAGGCATCTAGGGCATGGAACACTTTTTTGACAAGGTGATTAAAACTTTTGGTTTTGATAAATATCTTAACGAGTCTTGTGTATACAAGAAGTGTGATAGGGACAAAGTGGCATTTTTAATCTTATATGTAGATGACATATTGCTCATAGGAGATAATGTAGGCATGTTGGGTTCAGTTAAGCAGTGGTTGTCCACACACTTTGATATGAATGATTTGGGAGAAGCGGCTCATATCTTTGGGATCAAGCTCTTGCAAGATCGCAAGAAAAGGATATTAGGCTTATCCCAGGCTCTTTATATTGATACAATACTCTCCAAAAGGATTTCTCCCTTTTAGGCATGGAATTTCTCTATCTAATGATCAGTCTCCTAAAACTGATAAAGATATAGAAAAGATGAACGCAGTCCCCTATGCATCTGCTGTGGGGAGTCTGATGTAGGTCATTTTATGTATTAGACCTGATATCTGCGTTGTCATGGGCATTGTTAACAGATTTCAGTCTAATCTTGGGAGAGAGCAGTGGACAGCGGTTAAGCATATAATCAACTACCTGAAAAGGACTAGGAATTATATGCTAGTCTACCATTCGGATGACCTTGTGCCTATTGGTTACACTAATTCGGATTTCCAGTCAGATAGAGATTCTAGAAAGTCTACCTCAGGAAATGTGTTTACTCTAGGAGGTGGAGCCATAAGTTGGAAGAGCATCAAGAAAACTTTTGTTGTTGATTCCACCATGGTTGCCGAATGCGTGGTAGCCTCTGAGGCAGCCAAAGAGGTTGTTTGGCTTGGGAACTTCCTAAGAAAGTTGGGTGTGGTTCCCTCGATTCAAGCACCAATAGCACTTTATTGTGATAATAGTGGTGCGCTTACAAATTTGAAGGATCCATGAAGCCATAAAGAGCAAAGCACATTGAGTGaaatatcatttaattcgtgagaTAGTGTAAATAGCGGATGTAGTAGTCACCAAGATTATGTCACAGAACAACTTGGCGGGCCCGTTTACTAAGAGCTTGCCTTAGAAGATTTTTGATAGGCATGTAGACAGAATGGGTGTTAGAATTATAgatgcatggttatgagtctaagtgggagattgttaggatATACTATAAACTATAcgtattgttatagtattctttatggaacaattatttatttatttatttatttatttatttattcaagtcaataaagttttattttaaaaagatcaTACATGTGTCTATGTGTcttttgcttatatagtagatgatttagtgtatagagtttagcttatacacgaacGATTAAATGATTGGTTCTAATAAGTCAAAAAATTTGTGTTCaaaatctaatgatggaattggataAACCATCGGAATAGTTGTAGCacagattaaatataatttatcttgattatgaaaATGGTTTAATTCCTACTACTTGTGCcaatacattttgtatgtattgaacggatcaaatagaggtaagtattttatactgacataataaaataatttctctcgTCCAttcaatgtacttatactcttaatcttgataaaattattattagttgtgtgtgccatttattgttttgatttattataaGGCgtgattctttcgtgggtcaataagcctggtaaattggacaaTAATGATATGCATTAGTGCAGTAATAATTTGTTGATAGAGTCCACGTCTTGgattttgagattgatgatactccttttaaaagcttataagttttcatgtgtaaacccgatCGATGGatttttgtatccgacacatgaaataagttaagcgaaagtctaaaggaagtaatcaataaattaaattgtcagtaatttaatttgattgattagtatcttaatcttaacatggggagttaaataaggttttatggaaaaatttcaaaattgaactaaggattgcaattacgaatttttagtggaataattcataatttattatggtagaaattgattttgaatttcgaaattaatttcataatagGGAGAGTCTTCGTCACGATCCCAAACACcttggtcgtgatggcacctatcacaatactaggcttGCCAAAAACAACACGAGCAATATGAAAATcttttgtaaaatttatttttctaaatagatttaagtctcaaatctttcaaatttaaaatatcaaaggAAATACGCAAAACAAGTACGTAAATACATCAACCCAGCCCGAATCTGGTggcactagtcatgagccactaagtacAACTCAACACTATCTGCTtaatacatcataagtctaaaatataaagtactaggataggaaggagaaagtCAGGGTTGTGAACGTCGTggagctaccttgcaatctccggaTAAGACTCTGAAGGTGCTGaaagctctcactctgatgctcgggcacctggatctgcacaaaaggtgcAAGGAGTATCGTGAGtaagccaactcagtaagtaactaaagtaaataaagtctgagtaCAATGACGAGCATTTAAAGATCATATTCATACTTTATCAAGAATCTCAACAGAAATATCAAAGTCAAAATCTGCGGTTCAATGACCAAATATCTTGTAAAAATCCAGTATCAATAAAAATCCTTTAAACATTTAATCaatattttcaatagaggctcagtataaaagaagagtgaaaacagaaaatctcataaacaagcccctcgggcaaggtatcactcgtaagtatagcctctcgggcaagcctcgtgactcagctctcgtcaatcaatacctacactcagcactccggcttaatagatatctcataataataatcattgcgacgtgcagcctcatccataatatatagtcgactacgctcactgggagtgtacagactccagaggggctcctacagctcgATCCAATACATATCGatgtggcgtacagcccgatccatatatttataaatatcgctgtggcatgcagctcgatccgtaacatatatatataatcctcactaTTAGATCCTCAACCTCTCACAAAAATTAACCTCACGGCCGCTGGGCATTTCAGTGAAAATCAAGGAAACTCAGCCCATACAGTTTTCATATAATAAGAAGTAGAGTAGTGAAACCAGATTAAACAatgaacaggtaaaacatgacataggatatgctttcaaatgaAAACAgtgtgaggaaagtagtaaaatacccctaagggtctaaacagttcggcacaaggccccaaacataacattcagcccaagttaacagattcatttctaaaacacatggatatcatatacatattatcaaaatatgcaactatacAGTCGCCACAGGACGGACCAACTCACAATCCCtacgggtgcacgcccacacgtctgccacctagcatgtgcgccacctcattTATCACAACAGTACGAAattccgaggtttcataccctcaagtctagatttacaattgttacttacctcaaaccagatgAAATCCTCATCCGCGATatccttgcctctcgactcggcctccaatcgCCCCAAATCTATCCTAAATCAGAACCTTAaaatcaatatatgctaagggcaCAAAGCCCACgggaaaataatcaaattacatcaaaaatcccgaaatcggtcaaacccgaccctcgggatcacgtctcgaaatttgatacaaattacatcaatagaattcttATTCTCccatgagtccatacataccaagaacattgaaatcggacattaaatggcccctcaaatccccaattttacctCTCCAATTTCTAGCCCTAACTTCCTAATTTTTCACCCTTAATCTCATAATTTTCATACTTAAACAACAGAAAATCAACATAGAATTGAGTTTTAGGTTCAAGAAACTcacctcaatgaaaacccccttgatttcctcttcaaaaccctccaaaaagCTTCAAATCCGGATAAAAATGGTGGACAATAGCTCAAATTtagcgaaggcaagaatttatatgttctctCCAGggttctgcatctgcggtcaaaaaccgcacctgcgacccccaCACCTGCGACAagaagtccgcatctgcggaatttcaCTTAAAGTCCTCATATGCACTTGCGATCAAGCCACCGCatatgcgggctcgcaggtgcgactaaACTCCGCTTCTGCGCTACATCCCCAGCCAATCGGCCTTCGCTCCTGCGATCAAAATGCCGCTTCTGcagctcgcacctacggtccccaacccgcaggtgtggttatgacagaaacACAGCAGCTCCAACTGCAAACTTCCAAAACCAAACTTTCTGAAAATCTTCCGAATTCAtcccccccgggacctcaaccaaaagtatgaacaagtcatatatcactatttaaacttataccaaccttcgaaacactcaaaacaacatcgaatcatcaaaacaccctcgaattcaagcttaaggtttccaaaacttccgaattccgcaacgaccaaaaagcctatcaaatctcctccgaatgacctgaaaatttgcacacacgtcacaaatgacacaatgggcctactccaacttcccGAATTCTATTCTAACCTCGATATCAAGATTTACGCTACCAACCGGTAAAATgctaaattttcaattttgccaattcaagcctaaatctaccatggacctccaaattacattccgaacacgctcctaagtcctaaatcacctaatgaagctatccgaaccataaaagcCAAATTCTGAGATCgattact is a genomic window of Nicotiana tabacum cultivar K326 chromosome 16, ASM71507v2, whole genome shotgun sequence containing:
- the LOC142170352 gene encoding secreted RxLR effector protein 161-like translates to MEHFFDKVIKTFGFDKYLNESCVYKKCDRDKVAFLILYVDDILLIGDNVGMLGSVKQWHGISLSNDQSPKTDKDIEKMNAVPYASAVGSLIFQSNLGREQWTAVKHIINYLKRTRNYMLVYHSDDLVPIGYTNSDFQSDRDSRKSTSGNVFTLGGGAISWKSIKKTFVVDSTMVAECVVASEAAKEVVWLGNFLRKLGVVPSIQAPIALYCDNSGALTNLKDP